From one Candidatus Methylomirabilota bacterium genomic stretch:
- a CDS encoding RNA-binding protein has protein sequence MAQKLFIGGLSFNTSTERLREVFAAAGQVESAAVVTDRDTGRSRGFGFVEMATAEEAEQAITQFNGKELDGRQLKVEKASGGGGGGGRSPRGGFGGSSRGGGRW, from the coding sequence ATGGCTCAGAAACTGTTCATCGGCGGTCTGTCGTTCAACACCTCGACGGAGAGGCTTCGTGAGGTCTTCGCCGCCGCCGGCCAGGTCGAATCGGCCGCGGTCGTGACCGATCGCGATACCGGTCGTTCGCGCGGCTTCGGCTTCGTGGAAATGGCCACGGCGGAAGAAGCCGAGCAGGCGATCACGCAGTTCAACGGCAAAGAGCTCGATGGCCGCCAGCTCAAGGTGGAAAAGGCCTCGGGCGGCGGCGGCGGCGGCGGGCGAAGCCCGCGCGGCGGCTTCGGCGGATCCTCGCGGGGCGGCGGCCGCTGGTGA